Proteins encoded in a region of the Uloborus diversus isolate 005 chromosome 1, Udiv.v.3.1, whole genome shotgun sequence genome:
- the LOC129223720 gene encoding RCC1-like G exchanging factor-like protein encodes MFKWQSCLQLSCERHFLLKKQLLLHIRKYAKKRLQSDEDVMKMPIFQYASKNTKRSKRIYMWGNTMYGALGNSNFILPGRHQTPLKSMRAPWRLPFADFHKVVDVSCGYGFTVFAASNEENDFTLFGTGLNSDFQIGYQCRRKNKPLQVVAEPVPIALPLRNQKTKAVKVGCGRAHTVVVTDKEGVFSLGNNSYGQCGVPAAMHSENDDHIKIHKIEDVSNDIREVVCGQDHTLLLTENGEVYSFGWSADGQTGLGHYNNQFKPALVKGDIEGERIVQLSCSADCVLAVSDKGDVFGWGNSEYKQLNLATDKQQINISKHLNLGSVGKVKQIASGGTMCAVLNEQGAIYVWGYGILGQGPNVASSFVPTLLPLPLFGVNEFNPDVRLQQIACGLSHFAAVTSQGHLYMWGKNRSNCLGLGRETDQFFPLKVAVPAEVVKVSCGVDHTAVLCKSFA; translated from the exons ATGTTCAAGTGGCAAAGCTGTCTGCAGCTGTCTTGTGAAAGGCATTTTCTTCTTAAGAAACAATTGCTTCTTCACATTAGGAAGTATGCAAAAAAAAGGCTCCAAAGTGATGAAGACGTTATGAAAATGCCAATTTTTCAGTATGCCTCTAAAAATACCAAAAGAAGTAAAAGGATTTATATGTGGGGAAATACGATGTACGGTGCTcttggaaattcaaattttatcctACCGGGTCGTCATCAAACACCTCTGAAAAGTATGAGAGCACCTTGGAGATTGCCATTTGCCGATTTCCATAAG GTTGTAGATGTGTCTTGTGGTTATGGATTTACTGTTTTTGCTgcttcaaatgaagaaaatgatttCACACTGTTTGGTACAGGCTTAAATAGTGATTTCCAAATAGGATATCAATGCAGAAGAAAAA ataaacCACTTCAAGTTGTAGCTGAACCAGTTCCTATTGCATTACCTCTTCGAAATCAAAAGACAAAAGCTGTTAAAGTAGGTTGTGGAAGAGCTCATACTGTTGTAGTTACAGATAAAGAAGGTG TTTTCAGTTTAGGTAACAATAGCTATGGCCAGTGTGGAGTTCCTGCTGCTATGCATTCTGAAAATGATGACcacataaaaatacataaaatagaaGATGTATCTAATGATATCAGGGAG GTTGTATGTGGACAAGATCATACATTGCTCTTAACAGAAAATGGAGAAGTATATAGCTTTGGTTGGAGTGCGGATGGACAGACAG GTTTGGGACATTATAATAACCAGTTTAAACCTGCATTAGTAAAGGGTGATATTGAAGGTGAAAGAATTGTACAACTGTCTTGTTCAGCTGATTGTGTATTAGCTGTTTCTG ATAAAGGTGATGTGTTTGGCTGGGGTAATTCCGAATACAAGcagctaaatttggcaacagatAAACAGCAA ATTAACATTTCCAAGCATCTGAATTTAGGAAGTGTTGGCAAAGTCAAGCAAATTGCTTCTGGTGGAACAATGTGTGCTGttttaaatg aaCAAGGTGCAATCTATGTCTGGGGCTATGGAATTCTGGGACAGGGGCCAAATGTAGCTTCTTCCTTTGTGCCCACACTTCTTCCACTTCCTTTATTTGGAGTAAACGAGTTCAATCCTGATGTTAGATTGCAACAGATAGCCTGTGGTTTAAGTCACTTTGCTGCCGTAACTA GTCAAGGACACTTATACATGTGGGGGAAAAATCGTTCCAATTGTTTAGGGTTAGGAAGAGAAACAGATCAGTTTTTTCCTTTAAAG GTGGCTGTTCCAGCTGAAGTGGTTAAAGTGAGCTGTGGTGTTGATCATACAGCAGTTTTATGCAAATCATTTGCCTGA